The following coding sequences lie in one Kamptonema formosum PCC 6407 genomic window:
- a CDS encoding alr0857 family protein yields MLKLTYTETGFNLERLAQSPEQLVALRVILAMRVGQSVCVEPSTAAFLLPANLSALSLLEMEVRRDESDAIALCVADAEYVEVNLCGTWLSVNAEGADGIFMTVLSDRAEFLLLKLWHEAEAGASVVKEVGD; encoded by the coding sequence ATGCTGAAGTTGACTTATACTGAAACGGGCTTTAACTTAGAGCGTTTGGCTCAATCCCCTGAACAGTTGGTGGCGCTGCGGGTAATTTTGGCTATGCGAGTTGGCCAAAGTGTCTGCGTTGAGCCGAGCACTGCGGCATTTTTGCTGCCCGCGAATTTGTCGGCTTTGTCTCTGTTGGAGATGGAGGTACGGCGGGATGAGAGTGATGCGATCGCTCTTTGTGTGGCTGATGCTGAGTATGTTGAGGTGAATCTGTGCGGTACTTGGCTGTCGGTGAATGCTGAGGGCGCTGATGGCATATTTATGACTGTTTTGAGCGATCGCGCCGAGTTTTTGCTGCTGAAACTTTGGCACGAAGCCGAAGCTGGTGCTTCTGTGGTTAAGGAAGTTGGCGATTAA
- a CDS encoding CHAT domain-containing protein has protein sequence MPRPEIPCLSIAIARLKTPAENHFAAWVLQSPYPGGYVHHDCIWPETLSQAWQAWQEMFSPHSLPQIAPVPAPQLALALTSSSDVSNGSKTLSYSSRLMQQLGMSLWQWLIAGPIQGSLHESKGIAIGQNLPLRVRLDLREPDLIALPWEIMQPQAGQPAISLGQQLLFSRTTSDVEPLPVLRLGQSLNILLVLGTGGGNSPLTSLELEAEAAALANVLEISSKTEANGNYPEAIAPTCVETLIQPTAAELIDRLEAGTTLGQGPYNILFYAGHGMPGPDGGLLFLGPDTTLNGTELAQVLVRCRVNLAVFNACWGAQPAMEVLTNSSHQALSRSSLAEVLIHHGVPAVLGMRDAIADREALSFIQAFAQAMAARMPVDQAVAVARQQLLTLYKFNQPAWTLPVLYMHPEFDGQLLTSILEIRTELPANSPTWMGRSLPIAYLRSPTETTRIWPIGAGIVRVGRGEENDVAIPESWVSQKHAEIFCRNSVNTGKTEQTYFLRDFSRYGTLILGPDGWQRVHHQEVALQSGIQIKFGSSQGQSLEFIIEFTKTSPHTGVDCGTS, from the coding sequence GACTGCATTTGGCCAGAAACTCTGTCTCAGGCGTGGCAAGCTTGGCAGGAGATGTTTTCGCCCCACAGTTTGCCCCAGATCGCCCCCGTGCCGGCACCCCAGCTAGCATTAGCGCTGACTTCTAGTAGCGATGTCTCCAATGGCAGCAAAACCCTCAGCTATAGCAGCCGCCTGATGCAGCAATTGGGGATGAGTCTGTGGCAATGGCTGATCGCCGGGCCAATTCAAGGTAGCCTCCACGAAAGTAAAGGGATTGCGATCGGGCAAAATCTACCCCTGCGAGTGCGCCTTGACCTTCGGGAACCCGATCTCATTGCTTTACCTTGGGAAATTATGCAGCCACAGGCGGGTCAACCGGCGATTTCTCTGGGTCAGCAATTGCTATTTAGTCGCACGACTAGCGATGTGGAACCTTTGCCGGTGCTACGTTTGGGCCAATCTTTAAATATTTTGTTGGTTTTGGGAACAGGAGGAGGAAATTCGCCGCTAACGAGTTTGGAATTGGAAGCAGAGGCGGCGGCGTTAGCGAATGTTTTGGAGATTTCTAGTAAAACTGAGGCGAATGGCAATTATCCAGAGGCGATCGCGCCTACTTGTGTGGAAACTCTGATCCAACCGACGGCGGCGGAATTGATCGATCGCTTAGAAGCGGGGACGACACTGGGACAGGGGCCTTACAATATTTTATTTTACGCGGGTCACGGGATGCCAGGCCCAGATGGAGGGTTACTATTTTTAGGGCCCGATACTACCCTCAATGGTACGGAATTAGCTCAAGTTTTGGTGCGCTGTCGGGTAAATTTGGCGGTGTTTAATGCTTGTTGGGGGGCGCAACCCGCTATGGAAGTGTTGACAAATTCCAGTCACCAAGCGTTATCCCGTAGCAGTTTGGCGGAGGTGTTGATCCATCACGGCGTACCGGCGGTATTGGGGATGCGGGATGCGATCGCAGACAGAGAAGCCCTCAGTTTTATCCAAGCTTTTGCCCAAGCAATGGCCGCGCGAATGCCCGTAGATCAAGCGGTTGCAGTTGCTAGACAGCAACTTTTGACGCTTTACAAATTCAATCAACCGGCTTGGACATTACCTGTATTGTATATGCACCCAGAGTTTGATGGGCAACTGCTGACCTCTATTTTAGAAATTAGAACTGAATTACCCGCAAATTCACCAACTTGGATGGGGCGATCGCTACCGATTGCTTATTTGCGATCGCCCACAGAAACTACCCGCATTTGGCCAATTGGGGCCGGAATCGTGCGAGTTGGGCGCGGGGAAGAAAACGACGTAGCCATTCCCGAATCCTGGGTTTCCCAAAAACACGCTGAGATTTTTTGCCGCAACAGCGTTAACACCGGCAAGACTGAACAGACATACTTTCTCCGAGATTTCTCCCGCTACGGTACGCTGATTTTGGGCCCCGATGGCTGGCAGAGAGTTCATCACCAAGAAGTTGCTTTACAGTCAGGAATACAGATAAAATTTGGCAGTTCTCAAGGTCAGAGTCTAGAATTTATCATCGAATTCACAAAAACTTCTCCTCATACTGGAGTTGATTGCGGAACCAGCTAA
- a CDS encoding DUF1648 domain-containing protein, which translates to MTKRSRNSQPVLSIPRSPLELGLEVVAVAGILWGCWIIFQSWDGLGDRIPVHFGFSGQPDAWGNKAAIWILPAVAVVFDVMWAVMANYPHTFNYPVAITEENARVQYHLARLLLGWLKIEMIWLLMWILWQQIQVSLGKEETVSVGFVLATIIVILGTVAVYFRKALAMTRG; encoded by the coding sequence ATGACTAAGCGCTCTCGAAACTCCCAACCTGTTCTCAGCATTCCGCGATCGCCTCTGGAATTAGGCCTTGAGGTGGTGGCGGTTGCGGGTATTCTATGGGGTTGCTGGATTATTTTTCAGTCTTGGGATGGGTTAGGCGATCGCATTCCCGTACATTTTGGCTTTTCTGGGCAGCCTGATGCTTGGGGCAACAAAGCAGCGATCTGGATTTTACCCGCTGTAGCTGTTGTTTTTGATGTGATGTGGGCAGTGATGGCAAATTATCCCCATACTTTCAATTATCCTGTGGCAATTACGGAGGAGAATGCGCGGGTGCAATATCACTTAGCGCGATTGCTTTTGGGGTGGTTGAAAATAGAAATGATCTGGCTATTGATGTGGATTTTGTGGCAGCAAATTCAAGTTAGTTTAGGTAAAGAGGAAACCGTGAGTGTGGGATTCGTGTTAGCGACGATAATAGTTATTTTGGGAACAGTTGCAGTATATTTTCGTAAGGCTTTAGCCATGACTAGGGGCTAG
- a CDS encoding Uma2 family endonuclease codes for MTVTPTKPASKTEYIITWEKLPPDFPLPDDPVDNIIQPELAIALKESLGVAGLITESMLIATNFGICATVNGKTVVKAPDWVYVPNVPPLTSGKIRRSYTPNAEGQKVAIVMEFLSHTDGGEYSVKRTYPYGKWWFYERILEVPVYVIFDPETGDLEVYHLTSGIYEQQNPNEENRYWFADLGLFLGVWQGTRFDLNAFWLRWWDGEGNMLLWSMEKDLLTKEQLQAAQQQAEAAQQQAEAAQQQAEAAQQQAEIERNRAEILAQQLRSLGVDPDSLV; via the coding sequence ATGACTGTCACACCAACGAAACCAGCATCAAAAACCGAGTACATTATTACTTGGGAAAAATTACCCCCAGATTTTCCCTTACCAGACGATCCTGTGGACAACATTATTCAGCCAGAATTAGCAATTGCATTAAAAGAAAGCTTAGGAGTAGCAGGACTTATTACTGAGTCAATGTTGATTGCTACTAACTTCGGCATTTGTGCTACTGTCAATGGTAAAACCGTAGTAAAGGCCCCTGATTGGGTTTACGTTCCCAATGTTCCACCCCTAACTTCTGGAAAAATTCGCAGAAGTTATACACCTAATGCTGAGGGACAAAAGGTCGCAATTGTGATGGAATTTCTATCACATACTGATGGGGGTGAATATTCGGTAAAACGCACTTATCCCTATGGTAAGTGGTGGTTCTACGAACGAATTTTAGAAGTCCCAGTTTATGTAATTTTCGATCCAGAAACAGGAGATTTAGAAGTTTATCATTTAACTTCAGGAATCTACGAACAGCAAAATCCTAATGAGGAAAATCGTTATTGGTTTGCTGATTTGGGATTATTTCTGGGAGTTTGGCAAGGAACAAGATTCGATCTTAACGCCTTTTGGCTTCGCTGGTGGGATGGTGAAGGAAATATGTTACTTTGGTCAATGGAGAAAGATTTGTTAACCAAAGAACAGTTGCAAGCGGCTCAACAACAAGCAGAGGCGGCCCAACAGCAAGCAGAGGCGGCCCAACAACAAGCAGAGGCGGCCCAACAACAAGCAGAAATAGAGCGTAATAGAGCAGAAATATTAGCTCAACAACTGCGTTCTCTGGGTGTCGATCCTGACAGTTTAGTTTAA
- a CDS encoding ABC-ATPase domain-containing protein: MKNKDDLKRYLLQLDNRSYKAYKDIQGNYDFSDFTLIIDYVQGDPFASPSKFRVQIPQNIAKFPPELYITPSREIAFRDYLTRQFDKIAGTVSGRRGTGKSGLIAITKFGQEVLERTSVFIDNQIVELRFVVGLPAGGRSILGRQAAEMICEDIPYIVSKSLKYSALNPAECLRHVETVEDAEWLRQQLPEKGLVAFVADGAILPRRTGVDDRPLLDNAIAFKSPPSLAVEFNCPNRGKITGMGIPAGVTLIVGGGYHGKSTLLQAIELGVYNHIPGDGREFVVTNPAAVKIRAEDGRSVIGVDISPFINQLPQGRSTTQFSTENASGSTSQAANIIEALEAGIVRKKPEENLVASLASVPVLLVDEDTAATNFMIRDRRMQELIAKDKEPITPFIDKVKQLYQDYAVSTILVMGGSGDYFDVADTAIAMDNFQAYNVTEKAKEIAIAYSTSRTAEGGAHFGKITQRVPIPASLDPSRGRRDVRVKVRDVDEVAFGTEDIDLAAVEQIVDSGQLRAIAAAMVYAKQEYMDGKRTLSEILDRVMTDIQSQGMDILSPFPQGDFAMFRRHELAAAINRLRSLSVVARTG, from the coding sequence ATGAAAAACAAAGACGACCTAAAGCGGTATTTATTACAACTTGATAATCGTAGTTACAAAGCCTATAAAGACATTCAAGGTAACTATGATTTTTCTGACTTTACTCTAATTATTGACTACGTTCAAGGCGACCCCTTCGCATCTCCCAGTAAATTTCGAGTTCAAATACCCCAAAACATTGCTAAATTCCCTCCCGAACTCTACATTACACCCAGCAGAGAAATCGCATTTAGAGATTATTTAACCCGCCAATTTGATAAGATTGCTGGTACTGTTAGCGGTCGTCGCGGTACTGGCAAAAGCGGATTAATTGCTATTACTAAATTTGGACAAGAAGTTTTAGAAAGAACTTCAGTTTTTATTGACAATCAAATAGTAGAATTGCGCTTTGTTGTCGGATTACCAGCCGGAGGCAGGAGCATTTTAGGTCGTCAAGCTGCTGAAATGATCTGTGAAGATATCCCCTACATTGTTAGCAAATCTCTCAAATATTCGGCTCTGAATCCCGCTGAATGTCTTCGTCACGTTGAAACTGTAGAAGATGCTGAATGGCTGCGTCAACAATTACCTGAAAAAGGATTAGTTGCTTTTGTTGCTGATGGTGCAATTTTGCCTCGTCGCACTGGTGTTGATGACCGTCCTCTATTAGATAATGCTATCGCTTTTAAGTCGCCCCCCTCCTTAGCAGTTGAGTTTAATTGTCCAAATCGTGGTAAAATTACAGGCATGGGTATCCCTGCTGGTGTAACTTTAATTGTCGGCGGTGGCTATCACGGCAAATCTACTTTACTGCAGGCCATTGAGTTAGGTGTTTACAATCATATCCCTGGAGATGGACGCGAATTTGTCGTTACCAATCCGGCGGCGGTGAAAATTAGAGCTGAAGATGGTAGAAGTGTAATCGGTGTCGATATTTCGCCTTTTATTAACCAGTTACCCCAAGGTCGATCTACTACTCAATTTTCTACAGAAAATGCTAGCGGTAGTACCTCACAAGCTGCTAATATTATCGAAGCTTTGGAGGCGGGAATTGTTAGGAAAAAGCCAGAGGAAAACTTAGTAGCGAGTCTCGCATCAGTGCCAGTTTTATTGGTAGATGAAGATACAGCGGCGACTAACTTTATGATTCGCGATCGCAGAATGCAGGAACTAATCGCCAAAGACAAGGAACCGATTACACCATTTATCGATAAAGTCAAGCAATTATACCAGGATTATGCGGTTTCCACAATCTTAGTGATGGGGGGAAGTGGCGATTATTTCGATGTGGCGGATACTGCGATCGCGATGGATAACTTTCAAGCCTATAATGTTACAGAAAAGGCCAAGGAAATCGCGATCGCTTACTCCACAAGTCGCACCGCTGAAGGTGGCGCACATTTTGGCAAAATTACTCAGCGAGTACCAATTCCCGCTAGTCTCGATCCTAGTCGCGGTAGGCGAGACGTGCGAGTTAAGGTTCGGGATGTGGATGAGGTGGCTTTTGGAACTGAGGATATTGATTTAGCTGCTGTTGAACAAATCGTCGATAGCGGACAATTGAGAGCGATCGCAGCGGCGATGGTTTATGCTAAGCAGGAATATATGGATGGAAAGCGGACTTTATCAGAAATACTCGATCGCGTCATGACCGATATTCAATCTCAGGGTATGGACATTTTATCACCTTTCCCCCAAGGAGATTTTGCCATGTTTCGGCGGCATGAATTAGCAGCAGCAATTAATCGACTTCGGAGTTTATCAGTTGTTGCTCGAACGGGGTAA
- the def gene encoding peptide deformylase, whose amino-acid sequence MTSEVLVEKKKLEKPPLTIHTLGDRALRQPAKRVASVDAEIRQLVREMLQTMYSAEGIGLAAPQVAVQKQVIVVDCEPDNAANPPLVLINPSIKKYSGEVCVFQEGCLSIPGVYLEVKRPEAIEVFYRDEYGRPQTLKATELLSRAIQHEMDHLNGVLFVDRVENKLALTDELVKHKFSPKAVKSI is encoded by the coding sequence ATGACTTCCGAGGTTTTAGTTGAAAAGAAAAAGTTAGAAAAGCCGCCTCTAACAATACATACCTTGGGCGATCGCGCCCTGCGGCAGCCAGCAAAGCGGGTTGCTAGCGTTGATGCAGAAATTCGGCAGCTAGTCCGCGAAATGCTGCAAACTATGTACAGCGCCGAAGGGATCGGTTTAGCCGCCCCCCAAGTCGCAGTCCAAAAACAAGTAATTGTCGTTGACTGCGAACCCGACAACGCTGCTAACCCACCCTTAGTATTGATCAACCCCAGCATCAAGAAATATAGCGGCGAAGTCTGCGTTTTCCAAGAAGGGTGTCTCAGCATTCCCGGCGTGTACCTAGAAGTCAAACGCCCAGAAGCCATAGAAGTATTCTACCGGGACGAATACGGCAGACCTCAAACATTGAAAGCTACAGAACTATTATCCCGCGCCATTCAACACGAAATGGATCATCTTAACGGCGTGTTATTTGTCGATCGCGTCGAAAATAAACTCGCACTTACCGATGAATTAGTCAAGCACAAGTTTTCACCAAAGGCGGTTAAATCTATATGA
- a CDS encoding PrsW family glutamic-type intramembrane protease has translation MSILLQSPTKGSANPQWQKHQLSETQEVAIGREPNCQIALDSNIYGMVSRRHAIVRPLANSSFPRWEVCDLNSANGTYVNGRKLQGCRILELGDTITLGEDGPEFIFESPPVPPEKQVVAASGTTSLSPVPEKDYITLTQLFPIASTGKHLTQKAYLYPGAATVVFVVLMFGAVGNSAAFNLLLAAYLASAAYYFVYQLCGKRKPWWVLFGSALATVLILVSPLLIGFLVVFRAILPGQLPIEGEEIGFFSLLIRMFFGAGLMEELLKALPVLGVLLLGNCLRSPWRERIGIWEPLDGILLGSASAVGFTLLETLGQYVPNIIQNATLQGGADAGQLVGLQLLIPRILGSVAGHMAYSGYLGYFIGLSVLKPRKRWQILGVGYFSASALHALWNASGTVSVLLLALVGVVSYMFLAAAILKARALSPNRDQNFATRLAK, from the coding sequence ATGAGTATTCTATTACAATCACCCACTAAAGGTAGTGCTAATCCCCAATGGCAAAAACATCAGCTTTCTGAAACTCAGGAAGTTGCGATCGGACGAGAACCTAACTGTCAAATCGCCTTAGATTCAAATATTTATGGTATGGTTTCCCGCCGCCACGCAATAGTCCGCCCCTTGGCTAACAGTAGTTTTCCCCGATGGGAAGTTTGCGATCTTAATAGTGCTAATGGCACTTATGTAAATGGTAGAAAATTGCAAGGGTGTAGAATTTTAGAACTAGGCGATACTATTACCCTTGGTGAAGATGGCCCTGAATTTATCTTTGAATCTCCTCCAGTACCCCCAGAAAAGCAGGTAGTAGCAGCATCAGGAACTACCAGCCTTTCCCCTGTTCCCGAAAAAGATTATATCACATTAACCCAACTATTTCCTATTGCCTCAACGGGAAAACATTTAACTCAAAAAGCTTATTTATATCCCGGTGCTGCCACGGTAGTTTTTGTAGTCTTAATGTTTGGGGCCGTCGGTAATTCAGCCGCATTTAACCTGCTACTAGCTGCTTATCTTGCCAGTGCAGCTTACTACTTTGTATATCAACTCTGCGGTAAACGTAAACCTTGGTGGGTGTTATTTGGTTCGGCCTTAGCTACAGTCCTGATTTTGGTAAGTCCTCTACTAATAGGTTTCTTAGTAGTATTCCGTGCCATATTACCTGGTCAATTGCCAATCGAGGGCGAAGAAATAGGATTTTTTAGCCTCCTAATCCGAATGTTTTTCGGGGCAGGATTGATGGAAGAATTGCTGAAAGCTCTGCCAGTATTGGGAGTATTGCTGTTAGGAAATTGTCTGCGATCGCCTTGGCGAGAACGAATAGGTATCTGGGAACCTTTAGACGGAATTTTATTGGGATCTGCCTCAGCAGTGGGATTTACCCTACTAGAAACACTGGGGCAATACGTTCCTAATATTATTCAAAACGCTACCCTGCAAGGGGGAGCAGATGCAGGTCAATTAGTAGGTTTACAATTGCTAATTCCCCGGATTTTAGGCTCCGTAGCCGGACACATGGCCTACAGCGGCTATCTAGGATATTTTATCGGATTGAGCGTTTTAAAACCTAGAAAGCGCTGGCAAATTTTAGGTGTTGGCTACTTCAGTGCGTCAGCACTTCACGCTTTATGGAATGCTTCAGGAACAGTAAGCGTGTTATTATTGGCATTAGTAGGTGTTGTTTCTTATATGTTTTTAGCCGCAGCAATTTTGAAAGCACGAGCGCTTTCTCCCAACCGCGATCAAAACTTTGCAACTCGGCTTGCTAAATAG
- a CDS encoding ribbon-helix-helix domain-containing protein: MYTLPRTSTTEMEVTSIRLERELKERLKEIAGNQGYQALIRDLLWNFVQQKSGDFRPQFSRSDIRASFNATAEQEQRCVLTGEIIRPNEPMLLGLTAHGEMVPLSMGSLAG, translated from the coding sequence ATGTACACCCTTCCTAGAACCTCTACCACCGAAATGGAAGTCACCAGCATCCGCCTAGAAAGAGAGCTCAAGGAGAGGCTAAAGGAGATTGCGGGCAATCAAGGCTATCAAGCATTGATTCGAGATCTCCTCTGGAATTTCGTACAACAAAAATCTGGAGATTTTCGACCCCAGTTTTCGCGATCGGATATTCGAGCCAGCTTTAATGCGACAGCAGAGCAGGAGCAGCGTTGCGTACTCACTGGAGAGATTATTCGACCGAATGAACCCATGTTATTAGGCCTGACGGCACACGGAGAAATGGTACCGCTGAGTATGGGAAGTTTGGCCGGCTAA
- a CDS encoding HNH endonuclease, with amino-acid sequence MTFATDVLRQSVVVFSRNYLPMSRINIKRAIALLVAGKAEPLDFATGNGWIVRSPSFAICVPEQIRLTFTSNERIWKVPPVNRREVLRRDSHSCQYCGSNKRLTLDHVMPRAQGGGHTWDNIVTACEKCNSLKGDRTPLQAGMPLRTKPKAPMHPAVAFAEVFWHEHQIDNC; translated from the coding sequence ATGACATTTGCGACAGATGTATTAAGGCAATCCGTAGTGGTGTTTTCGAGGAATTATTTGCCGATGAGCCGCATTAATATTAAGCGGGCGATCGCGCTTTTGGTAGCTGGTAAGGCTGAACCTCTGGATTTTGCTACGGGTAATGGTTGGATCGTGCGATCGCCTAGTTTTGCCATCTGTGTACCGGAACAAATTCGCTTGACTTTTACAAGCAATGAACGGATTTGGAAGGTACCGCCGGTCAATCGCCGGGAAGTGTTGCGACGTGATAGCCACTCCTGTCAATACTGCGGTAGCAATAAGCGTTTGACGCTGGATCACGTTATGCCAAGGGCTCAGGGGGGGGGCCACACTTGGGACAACATCGTGACTGCTTGCGAAAAGTGCAATTCTCTTAAGGGCGATCGCACTCCCTTACAAGCAGGTATGCCTTTGCGAACTAAACCGAAGGCTCCCATGCACCCCGCTGTTGCTTTTGCCGAAGTTTTTTGGCACGAACATCAGATTGATAACTGTTAA
- a CDS encoding serine/threonine protein kinase yields MDVLIGKTLQGGKYTLEQELGRGGFGITFRATHQYLGQPVVVKTLNESLRQHPNFAEFQAKFQDEARRLALCSHPNIVRVSDFFVEDGLPFMVMDYIPGQTLADVVFPNNPLAEAIAIHYICQVGAALKVVHQNGLLHRDIKPQNIILRQGTTDVVLIDFGIAREFTPGVTQAHTNMVSEGYAPMEQYLRQGKPTAATDVYGLAATLYTLLTAQVPVPATLRNQQPMPAPRDLQPQLSPGVNQAVMRGMAVEVQYRPSSVDEWLSMLPAGAVNSPVSAANSSSTGPTVAVIPQHPNSISGGATAASGVTARPQKSGCKVFAVWGLVAIAAILAGVVGFAAVLINSWTSRSPDSGSVKERPSPVVEERKRDRSKPTPTPDVTPTPGAIVTPPPVIETPSPIVESPTPTPIIIPTPIPIPTPQESPIEEPIDPQLPPSPQPQPSENPATSYQIPRVPGFPVGTSESQVIGELGQPTKIKNRGFWPNTRTATYELLPNQITLGYIYDRDSGKLRQTEVSFAQSVDDLVMRTTLNGMLGGANNEIMEGFRSVEQRRTDRFDFSKDGLKGEIARNDSDRIYIGVWDRDLH; encoded by the coding sequence ATGGATGTATTAATCGGTAAAACGTTACAAGGCGGTAAGTATACTCTAGAACAGGAACTAGGGCGAGGTGGTTTTGGCATTACTTTCAGGGCGACTCATCAATATTTGGGACAGCCTGTAGTTGTGAAAACTCTGAATGAGTCTTTGCGACAACATCCTAATTTTGCTGAATTTCAGGCTAAATTTCAAGATGAGGCGAGAAGGTTGGCTTTGTGCTCTCACCCAAATATTGTCAGAGTCAGCGACTTTTTTGTTGAGGATGGGTTGCCTTTTATGGTCATGGATTACATTCCTGGCCAGACTTTAGCAGATGTAGTTTTTCCTAACAACCCGCTAGCGGAAGCGATCGCAATTCATTATATCTGCCAAGTTGGGGCCGCCTTAAAAGTAGTCCATCAAAATGGTTTACTCCACCGCGATATTAAGCCTCAAAATATCATTTTGCGCCAAGGTACGACGGATGTAGTGTTGATTGATTTTGGGATTGCGCGAGAATTTACCCCAGGGGTGACGCAAGCTCATACCAATATGGTATCAGAAGGCTACGCGCCGATGGAGCAGTACCTCCGCCAAGGTAAACCGACGGCGGCGACGGATGTTTACGGTTTGGCGGCGACGCTTTACACGCTGTTGACGGCGCAAGTACCGGTGCCGGCAACTTTGCGAAATCAGCAACCGATGCCTGCGCCTCGCGACTTACAACCGCAGTTAAGTCCCGGTGTGAATCAGGCGGTGATGCGGGGGATGGCGGTGGAGGTTCAATATCGACCGTCTAGCGTGGATGAGTGGCTGTCAATGTTGCCTGCTGGGGCTGTAAATTCGCCTGTGAGTGCTGCTAATTCGTCGAGTACGGGGCCGACGGTGGCTGTGATTCCGCAGCATCCTAATTCGATTTCAGGGGGGGCTACGGCTGCATCTGGGGTAACGGCAAGACCTCAGAAAAGTGGGTGTAAGGTTTTTGCTGTTTGGGGGTTAGTGGCGATCGCAGCTATTTTAGCAGGTGTTGTGGGTTTTGCTGCGGTTTTGATTAATAGCTGGACTTCGCGATCGCCTGACTCTGGTAGTGTTAAGGAACGCCCTAGTCCGGTTGTTGAGGAAAGAAAACGCGATCGGTCTAAACCAACTCCTACTCCTGATGTTACGCCAACTCCTGGTGCGATCGTCACGCCGCCGCCTGTAATTGAAACTCCATCGCCAATTGTTGAATCTCCAACGCCAACACCGATAATCATCCCCACACCTATCCCCATCCCAACACCGCAGGAATCACCTATTGAGGAACCAATAGATCCCCAATTGCCACCTTCACCGCAACCGCAACCCTCGGAAAATCCAGCGACGAGTTATCAGATACCGAGAGTACCTGGGTTTCCTGTGGGTACGTCAGAAAGTCAGGTGATCGGAGAATTGGGACAACCAACTAAGATTAAAAATAGAGGTTTTTGGCCAAATACTCGCACGGCAACTTATGAATTGCTGCCGAATCAAATTACTTTAGGCTATATTTACGATCGCGATTCTGGGAAATTGCGCCAAACTGAGGTATCTTTTGCTCAATCTGTGGATGATTTGGTGATGCGAACTACTTTAAATGGGATGTTAGGTGGGGCAAATAATGAAATTATGGAGGGTTTTAGGTCGGTAGAGCAGCGGAGAACGGATCGCTTTGATTTTAGCAAAGATGGTCTTAAAGGTGAGATTGCTCGCAACGATAGCGATCGCATTTATATCGGTGTTTGGGATCGAGATTTGCACTAA